The sequence below is a genomic window from Xylanivirga thermophila.
AGTATCAATCTGCCAAGGGTGCCCTCTGCTTGATAGCCCACAAATACCACACTGTTTTTACTATCCCATATATTGTGCTTTAGATGATGGCGTATCCTGCCTGCAGTACACATACCGCTAGCCGATATGATAACTTTTGGAAAATTATATTTATTAAGCATCATGGATTCCTCTTGAGTCTTTATATAGAACAAATTAGCAAATTCAAATGGATTATCTCCCCTTAATATGAGCCCTTTTGTTTCCTCATTAAAGCAATTAGAGTTTTTTGTAAAGGCTTCCGTGGCCATAACGGCCATAGGACTGTCTACATATATGGGGATCTTCATGAATTCATCTACATTCTTATCATATTCGTAATACTTATTAAGCTCATATATTATTTCCTGAGTCCTTCCTACAGCAAAGGAAGGTATGATAACCGTCCCGCCCCTCATAGTAGTGGAGTTTATAATTTCCACCAATCTTTTTGCACTTTCCTTTATATCATCATGTATCTTATCACCATAGGTGGATTCCATTATTAGATAATCCGCATCCTCTATAAAATCAGGATCATTGATTATGGTATGCCCCGGCATGCCCAGATCACCGGAAAACACAATCTTCGTAAAGTTTGAGTCCTCCCGTATCCATAATTCTATTATGGCTGAGCCCAGTATATGGCCTGCATCCCTCAATCTCACAACAATATCTTCATTTAACTCAATCCTTTGGTCATATAGATAGGTTTCAAAATATTTTAGGCTTAAATTTGCATCATCTACCGTATACAATGGTTCTACAGGGGGTCTACCTGCCCTTTCCCTCTTTCTATTCTCCCACTCTACATCCGATTGCTGAATATTTGCACTATCTACAAGCATTATTTTACATAGATCATAAGTGGCCCTAGTGGATATAATTTTCCCCTTAAAACCCTCTTTCACAAGCTTTGGGATCCTTCCACTATGATCTATATGGGCATGGCT
It includes:
- a CDS encoding MBL fold metallo-hydrolase RNA specificity domain-containing protein, which encodes MNIKFLGAAKVVTGSNILITTDRYKILLDCGMFQGSEQLEKLNFEAFGYDPSEIDFLILSHAHIDHSGRIPKLVKEGFKGKIISTRATYDLCKIMLVDSANIQQSDVEWENRKRERAGRPPVEPLYTVDDANLSLKYFETYLYDQRIELNEDIVVRLRDAGHILGSAIIELWIREDSNFTKIVFSGDLGMPGHTIINDPDFIEDADYLIMESTYGDKIHDDIKESAKRLVEIINSTTMRGGTVIIPSFAVGRTQEIIYELNKYYEYDKNVDEFMKIPIYVDSPMAVMATEAFTKNSNCFNEETKGLILRGDNPFEFANLFYIKTQEESMMLNKYNFPKVIISASGMCTAGRIRHHLKHNIWDSKNSVVFVGYQAEGTLGRLILDGRKNIKILGEEIRVDAQIHDLEGFSAHADQRVLMDWVRGFKIKPKKIFLVHGEETTEVLADLIESELDIETIIPNLGDAFEIKDVVLRSQIGDTLEPVKKKQEIEKELQRVYDQFEALVYRTDKLIDPDFLDGEYDRLKNELLELQKKLMDINIILGK